From Zingiber officinale cultivar Zhangliang chromosome 5B, Zo_v1.1, whole genome shotgun sequence, the proteins below share one genomic window:
- the LOC121986087 gene encoding uncharacterized protein LOC121986087, translated as MPQVNDLEALVFGGGDTKVACEPHMESESDAVPPPAQDPDLPPESHLVRIGSARDPFWADVAGASVYERDDSTKGSTNPKAQAQAHANSNSKYRSNSQRFSAPAGGGLQVKPPIMVIPGQIQHHSGYLGRSGRRHASTRIFPKKLPAGGGGGGRKSAVPDEEPGSPKVSCIGKVLSQRERNRCRRQAPRSQGEGEAAVEKSAGCWASLSAVLCCGARSTGSTEAEASVAAAAHPAKATADRMRALNPAMESSGLGAMTRFASGRRSASWCGNGDDEEVDFDLGMVDQGSAACSGRRSVGSLDEAERERETDGSASV; from the coding sequence ATGCCGCAAGTAAACGACCTCGAAGCCCTCGTCTTCGGTGGCGGCGACACCAAGGTCGCCTGCGAACCCCACATGGAGTCGGAGTCGGATGCCGTGCCGCCGCCGGCGCAAGACCCCGACCTGCCGCCTGAGTCCCACCTCGTGCGCATCGGGAGCGCCCGCGACCCCTTCTGGGCCGACGTGGCCGGAGCCTCCGTCTACGAGCGCGACGACTCCACCAAGGGGAGCACGAACCCTAAGGCCCAGGCCCAAGCGCACGCAAACTCTAACTCCAAGTACCGATCTAACTCGCAGAGGTTCTCCGCGCCCGCCGGCGGAGGCCTACAGGTAAAGCCCCCCATCATGGTGATCCCCGGTCAGATTCAGCATCACTCCGGCTATCTTGGCCGCAGCGGCCGCCGCCACGCTAGTACCCGGATCTTCCCCAAAAAGCTTCCTGCCGGGGGTGGCGGCGGGGGGCGCAAGTCCGCAGTGCCCGACGAAGAGCCGGGTTCCCCTAAGGTCTCCTGCATCGGGAAGGTCCTGTCCCAGAGGGAGCGGAACCGGTGCCGGCGACAGGCTCCCCGATCGCAGGGGGAAGGGGAGGCGGCCGTGGAGAAGTCCGCCGGGTGCTGGGCGAGCCTATCGGCGGTGCTCTGCTGTGGGGCCCGGTCGACTGGGAGCACAGAGGCGGAGGCGAGCGTGGCTGCTGCTGCTCATCCGGCTAAGGCGACAGCGGATAGGATGAGAGCCTTGAATCCAGCGATGGAGTCGTCAGGGTTGGGGGCGATGACACGGTTCGCGTCGGGACGGCGATCGGCATCCTGGTGCGGGAACGGTGACGACGAAGAGGTGGACTTCGACCTTGGCATGGTGGATCAGGGGTCGGCGGCGTGTAGCGGGCGGCGATCTGTGGGGTCGCTGGATGAGGCGGAGAGAGAGCGGGAAACCGACGGCTCCGCCTCGGTTTGA
- the LOC121987896 gene encoding dirigent protein 24-like, which yields MLKFIYPFKPLLLVFLIWFSIKIDISISMRILSHKTSTFTTNGVQTITFLMNDILGSGQSSSKLHSGSNDLLQPPKPMNIPIESKPLQTYLTNGWLPILARSQALEVGKMAIINEKLMGDLKLEQPQLGQVQGLYVTRMEGGNNNFMVTLRVSFTNVESEESLNLFGAYQPALPESHIAVVGGTGRFEDANGVAILKAVELTDNIDNKRMHFRVLAVDVYFM from the coding sequence ATGCTTAAGTTCATCTACCCCTTCAAGCCTCTATTATTAGTGTTTCTCATTTGGTTCTCCATCAAAATCGATATATCTATCTCCATGAGGATCTTAAGCCATAAGACATCGACTTTCACCACCAATGGTGTCCAAACCATAACATTCCTAATGAATGACATATTGGGTAGTGGTCAGAGTTCCTCGAAGCTACATTCGGGGAGTAACGATCTACTTCAACCGCCAAAGCCGATGAACATTCCAATTGAGAGCAAACCTCTTCAAACCTATCTAACTAACGGTTGGTTGCCAATCCTTGCAAGGTCACAAGCGTTGGAGGTAGGAAAGATGGCGATAATCAATGAGAAACTCATGGGCGATCTCAAGCTCGAACAACCTCAATTGGGGCAGGTGCAAGGATTATATGTGACTAGAATGGAGGGTGGTAATAATAACTTTATGGTGACCCTACGAGTCTCATTCACAAATGTTGAATCGGAGGAAAGTTTGAATCTCTTTGGAGCTTATCAACCAGCTCTACCGGAGTCGCACATTGCTGTAGTCGGCGGCACCGGGAGGTTTGAAGATGCAAATGGTGTAGCAATACTGAAGGCCGTAGAATTGACGGATAATATCGACAATAAAAGAATGCACTTTAGAGTTCTCGCTGTGGATGTGTATTTCATGTAA
- the LOC121986089 gene encoding elongation factor 2-like, whose amino-acid sequence MVKFTAEELRRIMDMKHNIRNISVIAHVDHGISTLTDSLVAASGIIAQEVAGDVRMTDTRQDEAERGISIKSTGISLYYEMTEESLKNYKGERSRNEYLINLIDSPGHVDFSFEVTAALRITDGALVVVDCIEGVCVHTETVLRQALGERIRPVLTVNKMDRCFLELQVEGEEAYQTFQRVIENANVIMATYEDALLGDVQLYPEKGTVAFSAGLHGWAFTLTNFAKMYAAKFGVDESKMMERLWGENYFDPATKKWTTKNTGSATCKRGFVQFCYEPIKQIIKTCMNDQRDKLWPMLQKLGVTMKSEEKELMGKALMKRVIQTWLLASTALLEMMIFHLPSPSKAQRYRVENLYEGPLDDVYTNAIRNCDPEVPLMLYVSKMILASDKGRFFAFGRVFSGKVATGMKVQIMGPNYVPGQKKDLYIKSVQRTNINIGVT is encoded by the coding sequence ATGGTGAAGTTCACAGCCGAAGAACTCCGTCGCATCATGGACATGAAGCATAACATCCGCAACATATCTGTCATTGCACATGTCGATCATGGTATATCAACCCTCACTGATTCTCTTGTTGCTGCTTCTGGAATCATCGCACAAGAAGTCGCCGGAGATGTTAGGATGACTGATACTCGCCAAGACGAGGCTGAACGTGGTATTAGTATCAAATCCACTGGGATTTCCCTTTACTATGAGATGACAGAGGAATCGTTAAAAAACTACAAGGGCGAAAGGAGCAGAAATGAATATCTAATCAACCTCATCGATTCACCTGGGCACGTTGACTTTTCTTTTGAGGTCACCGCAGCTCTTAGAATCACTGATGGAGCATTAGTCGTCGTGGACTGTATCGAAGGCGTTTGTGTCCACACTGAAACTGTGCTCAGGCAAGCTTTGGGTGAAAGAATTAGACCTGTGTTGACTGTCAACAAGATGGATAGGTGTTTCTTGGAGCTTCAGGTTGAAGGGGAAGAAGCCTATCAAACATTCCAACGTGTCATCGAGAATGCCAATGTTATCATGGCAACCTATGAAGATGCTCTTCTTGGTGACGTCCAATTGTATCCAGAGAAGGGTACTGTGGCATTCTCTGCAGGTTTGCATGGTTGGGCTTTCACTCTGACCAATTTTGCCAAAATGTATGCTGCCAAATTTGGAGTCGATGAGTCAAAGATGATGGAGAGGCTCTGGGGTGAGAATTATTTTGATCCAGCTACCAAGAAGTGGACTACTAAGAATACAGGATCTGCTACCTGTAAGCGTGGCTTCGTCCAGTTCTGCTACGAACCAATCAAGCAGATTATTAAAACTTGCATGAATGATCAGAGAGACAAGTTGTGGCCGATGTTGCAGAAACTCGGCGTGACAATGAAATCCGAAGAGAAAGAGCTGATGGGCAAAGCTTTGATGAAGCGAGTCATACAGACTTGGCTTCTGGCGAGCACGGCTCTCCTTGAGATGATGATCTTCCATCTTCCGTCTCCTTCCAAGGCGCAGAGATACCGTGTGGAGAACTTGTATGAGGGTCCTCTCGATGATGTATACACTAATGCCATCAGAAATTGTGACCCTGAAGTCCCCCTCATGCTGTACGTTTCGAAGATGATTCTAGCTTCCGACAAGGGCAGGTTCTTTGCATTTGGCCGCGTGTTCTCCGGCAAGGTAGCTACCGGCATGAAGGTCCAGATCATGGGGCCGAACTACGTGCCCGGGCAGAAGAAAGACTTGTACATCAAGAGCGTCCAAAGAACTAATATAAATATAGGTGTAACTTAA